The following proteins are encoded in a genomic region of Spirosoma sp. SC4-14:
- a CDS encoding haloalkane dehalogenase — MDNMSIQNNFVLGFQTLTILTMENTLKVHRTSNGVEFVRTPDSCFENVRFPGIDYRPKYIEIDGLRVHYVEAGPVDGQPILMLHGEPTWSYLYRKMLPIMAAAGYRAIAMDFIGAGRSDKPIHLEYFDYIKMSNQIKEFIDKLQLENVTFVGQDWGAYIGLRTVGMHPNSFGRVVLMNGQLPVLPEGMIPYKQVDNPDELDADLKPFYINWPHDMYGNQVPFRDENGKLIIDVDFDKIFVGWMAYTLKSPTFKPHNTVDGMTWFPLSEADKQAYDAPFPSRKYMALPRYWPSMMLQVPGLNKDAWEGLLQFKKPFIVIYAPNDPGILGSVETYQKYIDQIPGAKNQAHSTVSQASHFLQEDQGEEIGRRVVEFIRKNPIN; from the coding sequence ATGGACAACATGTCGATCCAAAATAATTTTGTGCTTGGATTTCAAACATTAACAATTTTAACGATGGAAAATACATTAAAAGTTCACAGAACATCAAATGGAGTTGAGTTTGTACGTACGCCCGACAGTTGCTTTGAAAATGTAAGGTTCCCGGGAATTGATTATAGACCAAAATATATTGAAATTGATGGATTAAGAGTACATTATGTTGAGGCAGGACCCGTAGATGGACAGCCAATATTAATGTTACATGGAGAGCCAACTTGGTCATATTTATATAGAAAAATGCTCCCAATTATGGCTGCTGCTGGATACAGGGCCATTGCGATGGATTTTATTGGTGCTGGCCGCTCCGATAAACCGATACACCTTGAGTACTTTGATTACATTAAAATGAGTAATCAGATCAAAGAATTTATTGATAAACTTCAACTGGAGAATGTCACTTTTGTAGGGCAGGACTGGGGAGCCTATATTGGTCTTCGAACCGTTGGGATGCATCCAAACTCTTTTGGCCGTGTAGTGCTTATGAATGGACAGTTGCCTGTTCTTCCTGAAGGAATGATTCCTTACAAACAGGTTGACAACCCGGATGAATTAGACGCAGATTTAAAACCATTTTATATAAATTGGCCGCATGACATGTATGGAAACCAAGTACCATTCAGAGATGAGAATGGGAAACTTATTATAGACGTTGATTTTGATAAAATATTTGTAGGTTGGATGGCTTACACATTAAAATCTCCAACCTTCAAACCACATAATACGGTAGATGGAATGACGTGGTTCCCCTTGTCAGAAGCTGATAAGCAAGCTTACGATGCGCCCTTCCCAAGTCGTAAGTATATGGCTCTCCCAAGATACTGGCCTTCAATGATGCTTCAAGTGCCTGGATTAAATAAGGATGCTTGGGAAGGATTACTGCAATTTAAAAAACCTTTCATAGTTATTTATGCGCCAAATGATCCAGGAATACTTGGAAGCGTCGAAACTTATCAGAAATACATTGACCAAATCCCAGGTGCTAAAAATCAAGCGCACTCAACAGTAAGCCAAGCATCGCACTTTTTGCAAGAAGATCAAGGTGAGGAAATCGGGAGGAGAGTTGTAGAATTTATAAGAAAAAACCCAATTAATTAA
- a CDS encoding Crp/Fnr family transcriptional regulator — protein MNKIEETLRSYILPLTDLQIIDQNLIDYLCQKALFNKYLRGENIIKAGELCEYILIIQKGFVRRYSLIEGLEITQEFAKENEMITSMYSLVTNLPSLDYIEAIENSEIIKLKFKDLEKIQEISKQAFMISRLLRDKYFLNLEKRILSFQLSSAKDRYNEVLEKKPYLLQRAPLNQIASYLGITQETLSRIRNKR, from the coding sequence ATGAATAAAATAGAAGAAACCTTAAGGTCGTATATTTTGCCATTAACTGATTTACAAATAATCGATCAAAACTTGATCGATTATTTGTGCCAAAAAGCCCTATTCAACAAATATTTAAGGGGAGAAAATATAATTAAAGCAGGTGAGCTATGTGAATACATCTTAATAATTCAAAAAGGATTTGTAAGGCGTTATTCTTTAATTGAAGGCTTGGAGATAACTCAAGAATTTGCCAAAGAAAACGAAATGATTACTTCTATGTATTCACTCGTCACTAACCTACCTTCATTAGATTATATTGAAGCAATTGAAAATTCAGAAATAATAAAACTAAAATTTAAGGACCTCGAAAAGATTCAGGAAATCTCTAAGCAAGCCTTCATGATAAGTCGGCTACTAAGAGATAAATATTTTTTAAATTTAGAAAAAAGAATCCTATCATTTCAACTCTCTTCTGCTAAAGATAGATATAATGAAGTACTAGAAAAAAAACCATATTTGCTACAAAGAGCTCCGCTGAATCAAATAGCTTCTTATCTTGGAATAACGCAAGAAACATTAAGCCGAATACGAAACAAAAGATGA
- a CDS encoding NmrA family NAD(P)-binding protein: MQTTFLITGASGNVGTALLEHLPSNDRQQVYKATWQSNTRGKMERWLDFEQPDSFEPALQGIEVVFLLRPPKLADVKAYFIPFINACQRASIKHIVFLSVQGADKLAFIPHAKLEKLIRQSGISYTFIRPSYFMQNLTTTLKDDIVRHHRLFLPAGQAPFLWVDVSDIGRAIAVVLENWTQHQYKIYTITGTERLSFKQVCSLLTIHLGFTVVYVSSNLLRFYLAKRREGVASRFILVMILLHYLPRFQKPPYISPDFTYLTGRQPNKLAQFINQHKTEWT, translated from the coding sequence ATGCAAACCACTTTTTTGATTACCGGTGCTTCGGGCAACGTAGGAACTGCCTTATTAGAACATCTTCCAAGCAACGACCGGCAACAGGTATATAAAGCCACTTGGCAATCCAATACGAGGGGTAAAATGGAACGGTGGCTGGATTTCGAGCAACCTGATTCGTTCGAGCCAGCCTTACAGGGCATTGAGGTTGTTTTTCTGCTCAGGCCTCCTAAATTGGCCGATGTGAAGGCTTATTTTATCCCTTTTATCAATGCCTGCCAGCGGGCATCCATCAAACATATTGTGTTTCTATCGGTCCAGGGGGCTGACAAGTTAGCGTTTATTCCACACGCCAAACTTGAAAAACTTATTCGTCAGAGCGGCATTTCCTACACTTTTATTCGGCCATCTTATTTTATGCAAAATCTGACCACCACGTTAAAGGATGATATTGTCCGTCATCACCGCCTGTTTTTACCGGCGGGCCAGGCCCCTTTTCTTTGGGTGGATGTTTCGGACATTGGCCGGGCTATTGCCGTCGTCCTTGAAAACTGGACACAGCATCAATATAAAATCTATACGATCACCGGCACTGAACGACTTTCGTTTAAGCAGGTTTGTTCCCTACTAACAATTCATCTTGGCTTTACCGTCGTGTATGTAAGCTCGAACCTGCTCCGCTTCTACCTGGCCAAACGACGGGAGGGCGTGGCTTCGAGATTCATCCTGGTGATGATCCTGCTGCACTATCTGCCCCGGTTTCAGAAACCACCGTACATCAGCCCTGATTTTACGTATCTGACCGGTCGACAACCCAATAAGCTGGCACAATTCATCAATCAACATAAAACCGAATGGACCTGA